The following coding sequences are from one Alosa alosa isolate M-15738 ecotype Scorff River chromosome 13, AALO_Geno_1.1, whole genome shotgun sequence window:
- the galr1a gene encoding galanin receptor type 1 has product MNSSELTNFGDGEGFFNRSEQTATSDKLLFGIGMDNFITLLVFGLIFTLGVMGNSMVITVLARSKPGKPRSTTNIFILNLSVADLSYLLFCIPFQSTIYMMQSWVLGAFICKFIHYFFTVSMLVSIFTLSAMSVDRYIAIVHSRKSSSIRVARHALVGVIIIWILSLAMAAPVAHYQDLFERDNSTYCWEVWPNPNHKKIYVVCTFVFGYVLPLLLISFCYAKVLNHLHKKLRNMSKKSEASKKKTAQTVLVVVVVFCLSWLPHHVVHLWVEFGNFPLNQASFVFRVMAHCLAYSNSSVNPIIYAFLSENFRKAYKQVFRCQITSESPLNNIKEIRNKADTPPSTNCTNV; this is encoded by the exons ATGAACTCGTCGGAGCTGACTAACTTCGGTGATGGTGAGGGGTTTTTCAACAGATCGGAGCAAACGGCGACATCTGATAAACTTTTGTTTGGGATTGGCATGGACAACTTCATTACGCTACTAGTATTTGGACTAATTTTCACGTTGGGTGTGATGGGCAACTCCATGGTCATCACCGTTCTTGCCAGGAGCAAGCCAGGAAAACCACGGAGCACCACCAACATCTTTATTCTAAACCTCAGCGTTGCTGACCTTTCTTACCTGCTCTTCTGCATTCCGTTTCAGTCTACAATATACATGATGCAATCATGGGTACTGGGTGCCTTCATATGTAAATTCATCCATTACTTCTTTACGGTCTCTATGCTTGTCAGTATCTTCACTCTGTCTGCTATGTCCGTGGATCGCTATATTGCCATAGTTCACTCGAGAAAGTCGTCCTCCATCCGTGTGGCGAGACATGCCCTGGTTGGGGTGATAATTATTTGGATCCTCTCCCTAGCAATGGCAGCACCTGTGGCTCACTATCAGGATCTGTTTGAGAGAGATAATAGCACCTATTGCTGGGAAGTATGGCCCAACCCAAACCATAAGAAGATCTACGTGGTGTGCACGTTTGTCTTCGGTTATGTCTTGCCCCTTTTACTGATATCTTTTTGTTACGCAAAG GTCCTAAATCACTTGCACAAAAAACTCAGAAACATGTCAAAAAAATCAGAAGCATCTAAGAAAAAG ACCGCTCAGACAgtgctggtggtggttgtggtctTCTGCTTGTCCTGGCTACCCCATCATGTGGTCCATTTGTGGGTGGAGTTTGGGAATTTTCCACTCAACCAGGCGTCGTTCGTGTTTCGGGTGATGGCCCACTGCCTGGCTTACAGCAACTCCTCTGTCAATCCCATCATCTACGCCTTTCTGTCGGAGAACTTCCGCAAGGCGTACAAACAGGTGTTCAGGTGCCAGATCACCAGCGAATCTCCCCTCAATAACATCAAAGAGATCCGGAACAAGGCTGACACACCACCCTCCACCAACTGCACCAATGTCTGA
- the LOC125305377 gene encoding uncharacterized protein LOC125305377, whose protein sequence is MICFICQKRHANANGLIKHFKLVHGLCSGKGLKLKCAHRGCSHVYYSCSGLRKHLSKCYANYNFCADDGECSTSTNSISLGEADMPELPDQSVPSESVLLERHIVNSCAKLVAELKLVGNSEKTINFVVSTVQEVIRDLDHLKHENLKSSLVLEEPIKSVVESQIDLCFENTLYPFLPLNTESKRTIYFSEKWGKIDPVEYVLGTRFATRFNRTTGTFGQSIVKDKFVYIPILETLKSIYQHPNMKDMITRDPKQRENFLYDIQDGEFFKNPELFSKQEHTVQIQLFFDEFECANPIGSKRGIHKVGAIYFTLRNVSPKYNSSLQNIHLVSLFHAEDIKTYGFGKILAPLVQDILTLETSGIQLSLFDHTVYGSIIQVTGDNLGLHSLFGFVESFSARYYCRFCLLEKEDFQTVFSEDGPKISVRTKQLHAEHCQEMQINPSLPYVMGVKKSCPLNLLQYFHTSTNFSVDIMHDILEGVAQYEMKLLFQHLIENYTTSAEVHRRIQSFNYGFMEQNNKPPGLKMVDSSNDLGLNAIQSWCLLRHLPIMFGDLVHPNDQHWYLFILLLQIVSIVFSSVVSLGMTFYLKHLISEHHGLFKHLFPNKRLLPKHHFMVHYPQCIRKIGPLLHTWCMRYEAKHNIFKKQLKSFKNITKTLAKKHQCQMAYLWQSLDPNELKMGPGKMVSLNEMEVGVEVAEKFEVPVRTKVLKVKWAKRNGAVFRPGLAVCVRTDNEMPVFHVIQNVVIKDEQVLLVTVALKTHCLDEHTHAFKVSHTTEAPFVLDVQTLLYHKIFDILTSYDCNSDLFIVPYCFM, encoded by the coding sequence atgatttgtttcaTTTGTCAAAAGAGGCATGCTAATGCCAATGGACTTATAAAACACTTTAAACTTGTTCATGGACTTTGTTCGGGTAAAGGCCTCAAGTTAAAATGTGCCCATAGAGGCTGTTCTCATGTGTACTACAGTTGTTCAGGTTTAAGAAAGCATCTTAGTAAATGTTATGCAAATTACAACTTTTGTGCTGATGATGGGGAATGTTCCACCTCCACAAACTCCATTTCGTTAGGGGAGGCAGACATGCCAGAGTTGCCAGATCAGAGTGTACCTTCCGAGTCTGTACTACTAGAAAGACACATAGTCAACAGTTGTGCTAAGCTGGTGGCAGAACTTAAACTTGTTGGCAATTCAGAGAAAACTATTAATTTTGTTGTTAGTACTGTACAAGAAGTGATTAGAGACCTTGATCATCTAAAGCATGAAAATTTGAAAAGTAGTCTTGTCTTAGAGGAGCCCATAAAAAGCGTTGTTGAGTCTCAAATTGATCTGTGTTTTGAGAATACATTGTATCCTTTTCTTCCATTAAACACTGAGAGTAAGAGAACCATTTACTTTTCTGAGAAATGGGGAAAGATTGATCCAGTTGAATATGTTCTAGGAACACGTTTTGCAACACGTTTTAACAGAACAACTGGAACTTTTGGCCAATCTATTGTCAAAGATAAATTTGTATATATACCAATTCTTGAGACGCTCAAGTCTATTTACCAGCACCCTAATATGAAAGATATGATAACCAGAGACCCTAAACAAAGAGAGAACTTCCTGTATGACATACAGGATGGAGAGTTCTTCAAGAATCCTGAACTCTTCTCCAAACAAGAGCACACTGTACAGATACAGCTTTTTTTTGATGAGTTTGAATGTGCTAACCCCATTGGATCAAAACGAGGTATCCATAAAGTTGGAGCCATCTATTTTACCCTCAGAAATGTGTCTCCCAAGTACAATTCAAGTTTACAGAATATCCATTTGGTGTCTTTATTTCATGCAGAAGATATCAAAACATACGGGTTTGGTAAAATACTAGCACCCCTTGTCCAGGATATCTTAACACTTGAAACAAGTGGAATTCAGCTTTCTCTATTTGATCACACAGTCTATGGAAGCATTATACAAGTGACTGGTGACAACCTTGGTCTTCATTCTTTATTCGGTTTTGTGGAATCATTTAGTGCTAGGTACTATTGCCGCTTTTGCTTACTAGAGAAGGAGGACTTTCAGACAGTGTTCAGTGAAGATGGTCCAAAGATATCTGTTCGAACTAAACAGCTTCATGCTGAGCACTGCCAGGAAATGCAGATCAACCCCAGTTTACCTTATGTGATGGGAGTTAAAAAGTCTTGCCCTTTGAATTTGTTGCAATATTTTCACACCAGTACCAACTTTTCAGTTGATATAATGCACGACATACTGGAGGGCGTTGCACAGTACGAGATGAAATTACTTTTTCAGCACCTAATTGAAAATTACACCACATCAGCAGAAGTACACAGGAGAATTCAGAGTTTCAACTATGGTTTCATGGAGCAAAACAACAAACCACCTGGCCTAAAAATGGTAGACAGCTCCAATGACTTGGGCTTAAATGCCATTCAGAGCTGGTGTTTGTTGCGTCATCTGCCAATTATGTTTGGAGATCTTGTGCATCCTAATGATCAGCACTGGTACTTATTCATTTTATTGCTTCAGATTGTCAGCATAGTGTTTTCCTCGGTTGTATCCCTTGGCATGACCTTTTATCTGAAGCATCTGATTTCAGAGCACCATGGTTTGTTCAAGCATTTGTTTCCCAATAAGAGATTATTGCCAAAGCATCATTTTATGGTGCATTATCCACAATGTATTCGGAAAATTGGACCTCTGTTACATACATGGTGCATGCGCTATGAGGCCAAACATAATATTTTTAAGAAGCAGCTGAAAAGCTTTAAGAACATAACTAAAACTTTAGCAAAAAAACACCAGTGCCAGATGGCTTATTTGTGGCAGTCGTTGGATCCAAATGAGTTGAAAATGGGTCCTGGCAAAATGGTCTCCTTGAATGAAATGGAGGTTGGTGTCGAGGTGGCTGAAAAGTTTGAAGTGCCTGTTAGGACTAAggttttaaaagttaaatgggCTAAACGCAATGGAGCTGTGTTCAGGCCTgggttggctgtgtgtgtgaggactgaTAATGAGATGCCAGTGTTCCATGTAATTCAGAATGTTGTTattaaagatgagcaagttctTTTGGTAACAGTTGCTCTGAAAACACATTGTTTAGATGAACATACCCATGCTTTCAAGGTCTCGCATACTACTGAGGCACCATTTGTCTTGGATGTTCAGACTCTTTTGTACCACAAGATTTTTGATATACTGACGTCCTATGATTGTAATTCTGATTTGTTTATTGTGCCTTATTGTTTCATGTAA